The nucleotide sequence GTCTTTTCTTTTTCTTACAGGGTTTGTATCAGATACTAAATGTGCTCTAGATCTGTAAGCATTAATTAGTTGTCGAACTGCTACTTCTTTTTGTAGCATTTCTTCTGAAATACCTCCTTTTACAGAAGAAGATGTGTTTGCGCTTGAGTTTGTTGTCGAGTTTCCGTCTAGTTCTGGGTTTTCTCCGAATTTCTCTAAAGAAAATTCAAAACCCTCAAAAAATCTGCTCCAAGATTCATCAACTGAGCTTGGATCTTGCTTGTATGCTTCATACATCTGTTCGATGTAATCACCATGAGCATTTGCTATGTACGAATATTTGTCCATGTGTCTTTAGTGAGGTTAATTACTTGCTCGAAACAAACATAGCAAAAGTATTTTAATCATTATATTTGAACACGCAAATACACAAATATACTATACAAGAAATTGCAACACAGGATTTATAACAGAGTTGTATACAATTGTATCAAATACAAATTTTAATATTTGTAAATGACTTATTTTCAATTCTTTACAAAAATGAACATTTAATCACTTATAAACAGGATTAGATTAATCTAAAAAAATCACACATTAATCAATTACATAAATTTTTTATTTATAATACTTTTTTATCTTTATATGATAGAAATTGTACGTTAACTAAAAATTGGAAATCTATTCATTGCATGAAGCAACTTTTTCTGCTGTTTATATTTATTCTTTCGTCATTTACTACTCCTGCACAAAACTCCTATTCTAACAGTGGTGACAAAATCATCAAAAATCATGTACTCAGAGTCGGCGTCCGAGAAGATCCTCCTTTTGTTATAAAAGGTTTAGATGGAACCTTTTATGGTTTAAGTATAGACTTATGGCACATGGTAGCTGAAGACCTACAATTAGTATATGAATTTGTAGAATACGAACATATGCCTGGGCTAATTTTGGGATTATCAAGAAAAAAAATTGACATCTCCGCCAATCCTATGCCCGTAAGTAGTACAAGAATTCGCCAATTAGATGTCACCTATCCATTTATGACAACCTCATTGGGTGTCGTAGTCAAGAAAAACAAACAAGACGAGATTACTATATTTTTCTCTAACTTATTTTCTTATGGATTCTTAAAGTTATTTTTCACTTTGATCATCATAGTATTCCTTTTTGGAACCTTAGTATGGTGGGTAGAGAAAAAATATAACGCCAAAGACTTTAGAGATGGTATTGAAGGAATTATGGATGGAATTTGGTGGTCTACTGTTACCATCACAACAGTTGGCTATGGTGATAAGACGCCTAAAACAACATTAGGAAGAGCAATTTCTATGGTTTGGATGTTTATAGCCATCAGTTTAATTTCAAGTTTTACCGCAACCATTACTTCCACTTTAACTTTGAATCAATTAGAATCCAAAATCAATACAATTGAGGATTTAAGAAAGATGAAAGGTAAAATTGGGGTAACGGCTCACTCCGGCGCAGAAAGTTATTTACTAAAACATCAGATCAACCCCGTTTCTTATGTAAAACCAGAAGAAGGTTTAGAGGCATTGGAATCAGGGGAAATCATGGCTTTCCTTCACGATAAGCCCATTATGCGTTATCTAATAAAAGAGAATGGCAATGAGGATAGATTTGAGGTACTTCAATCTAACTTTAAACAAAATTACTATTCATTCTTTATGCCTAGAAACAGCAGAATGTATAAAAAAGTAAATACAGAAATTGTTGATAATATAGATAAAGATTCATGGCATAGACTATTGCAAAAATACAATATGGATGACATCAACTAAGACAAAGAAACAAGAGTTAGGTGTTAAAGGAGAAGCTTTAGCGATCGACTATTTAAAAGCCAAAGGTTATGAGATACTAACTCAAAACTACCGAAGTGGCAGAAATGAAATTGACATTATCTGTCGACATTTAAAATTCCTCATCTTTATTGAAGTAAAAACCAGGTCAGATCTTCTGTTTGGCACTCCTGAAGAGCAAGTCACCGAAAAACAAATGGATAATATTACAGAAGCTGCAATAGATTATATGGATACACAAGATTGGAGCTTTATTGTAAGGTATGATATCGTAAGTGTAATAATAAATTCTACAGGAAATCATATACAGCATTTTGAAGATGCTTTTTAAAAAATCCCCTTTCCAACCGAATATTTAGGGACATCGTTGGAAAGGGGATTATATTTATTTAATACCTAAACTTAATTAAGCATTTACTTGATCATCTTTAACCACACCTTCTTTAATAGCTTCAACAATAGAAGGATCTAATAAAGTTGAAGTATCACCGAAGTTATCAGTTTGACCTTCTGCAATCTTTCTCAAGATTCTACGCATAATTTTGCCTGATCTTGTTTTTGGCAAACCACGAACGATCTGAACTTTATCTGGTCTTGCGATTTTACCAATTTTATCGATAACAATATCAAGGATTTCAGCTTTAAACTCAGTGATTGTACTCATTTCTAAAGCTTCAGAATCACATACAACGTAAGCGTATATACCCTGACCCTTAATCTCGTGAGGGTAACCTACTACAGCAGACTCAACTACACCTTTGTGCATATTGATTGCATTTTCAACTTCTGCTGTACCAATTCTATGACCAGAAACGTTCATCACATCATCTACTCTACCCATAATTCTGTAATATCCGTCTTCATCACGTCGACAACCATCACCTGTAAAGTATAAACCTTTAAAAGTAGAGAAGTAAGTATCTTTACAACGTTTATGATCGCCCCATGTAGTTCTCAACATTGAAGGCCAAGGGTACTTAATACATAAGTTACCTTCGACACCTTTACCTTCGATCTCATTCCCTTCAGAATCTACAAGTATTGGTTGGATACCTGGAAGAGGAAGCGTTGCATAAGTTGGTTTCGTTGGGATAACACCAGCAACAGGAGAAATCATTATACCGCCTGTTTCTGTTTGCCACCAAGTATCAACAATTGGACACTGTCCTTTACCGATATGTTGATGATACCACTCCCAAGCCTCTCTGTTAATCGGCTCTCCTACAGTACCTAATACTCTTAAGGAATCTAATTTATATAATTCAACATATTCTAAACCTTGTGCCATTAATGCTCTAATCGCCGTTGGTGCTGTATAGAATATATTCACTTTTAAACGATCAACAATTCTCCAAAAACGACCTGCGTCTGGGAAAGTTGGAATACCTTCAAACATTACAGAAGTAGCTCCTTCTAGTAGTGGCCCATAAACGATATATGAGTGACCAGTAATCCATCCGATATCGGCTGTACACCAGTACACATCATTTTCTTGGTATTGGAATACATTTCTGAATGAATACCAAGAGTAAACCATATAACCACCTGTGGTATGTACCACACCTTTAGGCTTACCAGTTGACCCTGATGTATATAAAATGAATAAAGGATCCTCTGAATCCATTACTTCTGGATCACAAACATTGGGTACAGATTTCACCTCATCATGCCAATAAACATCTCTATCAGCATCCATTTTCACATCAGCACCTGTTCTTTGATAAACAATAACTCTCTCGATTGCTTCACATTGGAAAAGTGCTTCATCTGCAATTTGTTTCAATTCAACTACCTTGTTCCCTCTTGGACCTTGGTCAGCTGTAATTAATATCTTAGCGCCAGCATCGTTAATTCTATCTGCTAATGCTTGTGCAGAAAATCCACCAAATACTACAGAGTGAATCGCACCAATTCTAGCACATGCTAAAACCGCGATAGCCAACTCTGGAACCATCGGCATATACAAACAAACACGGTCACCTTTTACTACGCCATTTCTTTTTAAGACGTTCGCAAAAAGACAAACTTGTTCATGTAATTCTTTGTACGTAAAGATTCTATCTTTTTCGTGGGGGTCATTGGCTACCCAATGAATTGCTGTTTTGTCGCCTCTTGATAAAAGGTGTCTATCAAGACAATTTTCTGTGATATTCAATTTACCATTCAAATACCACTGTACGTTATAGTCGTTAAAATCGTACTCGACAGTTTTGTCCCATTTTTTTCGCCAAACAAACTGCTCAGCTACTTCTGACCAAAAACGTTCTGGTTCGGACACACTGCGTCTATAGGCTACAGCGTAGTCTTCAAGGTTGTTAATTCTGCTAATCATAGTGTTTTGTAAAGTTTTAGTAATAGAAACCTTTTGGTCTCATGAAATTTATAATTACTGAAGTGTTTCGAGGGTTGAATATAGATAGTTGAGCAGAAAATCACTATACATAAGTATACCTACGCTAATATGGTATACTTCATTTTTTTGTTTTCCATGAAATGACCATGAATTTATCTCCTAAATCTGTAATCATAGATGATGTATCTTTTAAGTTTTCCTTGTTAATCACATAGGTCAACAATTCACTATGGTTCATCACCTTATAAGTTGGAGCGTAGGCATCAGATTCCAACCTAGGGATATTGTATTTTTTCACCCAATTCATCACAGAAACATGGCTTACACCGACAATTCGTTCAATTTCTCTATATGGAACACCTTCCAAATATAACTGTAATGCTTTGACTACATATTTCCTTTCTATCTCTCTTCCTTTTTTACTTACGGTAAAGAAATATCCACAATCTTTACACTTATATCTCTGCCGGTTTTTCACAAACCCACTTTTGATATATTCTGTACTTTCACATTTCGGGCAACAATTTTC is from Flammeovirga agarivorans and encodes:
- a CDS encoding transporter substrate-binding domain-containing protein, with amino-acid sequence MKQLFLLFIFILSSFTTPAQNSYSNSGDKIIKNHVLRVGVREDPPFVIKGLDGTFYGLSIDLWHMVAEDLQLVYEFVEYEHMPGLILGLSRKKIDISANPMPVSSTRIRQLDVTYPFMTTSLGVVVKKNKQDEITIFFSNLFSYGFLKLFFTLIIIVFLFGTLVWWVEKKYNAKDFRDGIEGIMDGIWWSTVTITTVGYGDKTPKTTLGRAISMVWMFIAISLISSFTATITSTLTLNQLESKINTIEDLRKMKGKIGVTAHSGAESYLLKHQINPVSYVKPEEGLEALESGEIMAFLHDKPIMRYLIKENGNEDRFEVLQSNFKQNYYSFFMPRNSRMYKKVNTEIVDNIDKDSWHRLLQKYNMDDIN
- the acs gene encoding acetate--CoA ligase — translated: MISRINNLEDYAVAYRRSVSEPERFWSEVAEQFVWRKKWDKTVEYDFNDYNVQWYLNGKLNITENCLDRHLLSRGDKTAIHWVANDPHEKDRIFTYKELHEQVCLFANVLKRNGVVKGDRVCLYMPMVPELAIAVLACARIGAIHSVVFGGFSAQALADRINDAGAKILITADQGPRGNKVVELKQIADEALFQCEAIERVIVYQRTGADVKMDADRDVYWHDEVKSVPNVCDPEVMDSEDPLFILYTSGSTGKPKGVVHTTGGYMVYSWYSFRNVFQYQENDVYWCTADIGWITGHSYIVYGPLLEGATSVMFEGIPTFPDAGRFWRIVDRLKVNIFYTAPTAIRALMAQGLEYVELYKLDSLRVLGTVGEPINREAWEWYHQHIGKGQCPIVDTWWQTETGGIMISPVAGVIPTKPTYATLPLPGIQPILVDSEGNEIEGKGVEGNLCIKYPWPSMLRTTWGDHKRCKDTYFSTFKGLYFTGDGCRRDEDGYYRIMGRVDDVMNVSGHRIGTAEVENAINMHKGVVESAVVGYPHEIKGQGIYAYVVCDSEALEMSTITEFKAEILDIVIDKIGKIARPDKVQIVRGLPKTRSGKIMRRILRKIAEGQTDNFGDTSTLLDPSIVEAIKEGVVKDDQVNA
- a CDS encoding YraN family protein, which encodes MTSTKTKKQELGVKGEALAIDYLKAKGYEILTQNYRSGRNEIDIICRHLKFLIFIEVKTRSDLLFGTPEEQVTEKQMDNITEAAIDYMDTQDWSFIVRYDIVSVIINSTGNHIQHFEDAF
- a CDS encoding IS1/IS1595 family N-terminal zinc-binding domain-containing protein, translating into MNLKENCCPKCESTEYIKSGFVKNRQRYKCKDCGYFFTVSKKGREIERKYVVKALQLYLEGVPYREIERIVGVSHVSVMNWVKKYNIPRLESDAYAPTYKVMNHSELLTYVINKENLKDTSSMITDLGDKFMVISWKTKK